DNA sequence from the Terriglobia bacterium genome:
ACCAAACAAGTCCAGCAGGCGCTTAACAACTTGCATGACAAGCAGGGCGTGACGATCCGGTTCATCGGTTACACAGACGACGCGCCGCTGACCGGCCGAGATGAGAGCGTTTATGGGAACCAATTGTCATTGTCAAAGGCAAGGGCGCAACGGGCCGCCTTGGCAATGCAAAAAATCCTGGGATTGCCTGCTTCGGCCATCGAAAGCGACGGCCGCGGAGCCACCCACCCGCTTGCTTCCAACGCAACCGTGCAGGGACGGACAATGAATCGTCGCATCGAAGTGGAATTCTGGTACGACGATCCTCTTCAGGAATTACCAGATGGGCCGCAGCTGTGCCCGGACGATACCGAGGAAACCGTAACCAGAGTTTACGATCCCGCCTGGGGCAGCATTCCGGATATCAAACTCGAAAACGGTCAGTTGGTCATTCCGCCAGACTACGCGGCGAATTTGCATCGCGCACTTGCAGACATCGCGGACCGCACCAATGCCCGGCTGCGCTTTATTGGTTACACCAAGAACGAGGTACTCGACCGCCGCACCGCGTCCGTATATGACGACGACATCGGCCTTTCCGCGGCGCGAGCCCGCCACGCCATGGACACGCTCATGAAAGATCCGCAATTGGCAGGCGCCAAGTCCGAACATGAGGGGCGCGGCTACGTCCAGTCCGATGACGTCGTGAACCTCGGATTCATTCAAGGCGAAGAGTCGTTCGTACGGGTGCAGGCCGTGTACGACGAGAAATTACCTTCAGACAATTACGAGGGCGTGGACATCACCCGCCAAACCAAAGAGCTTAGCCCGAAGAGCCCGTATGAGCTGAACGTGATGCACATTACGGTCGACGGCAAGCCGATCGATGATCTGGACCGCAGCTCTTCTGACGTCCAGCGCTGCACTGACGTTGCGCTCGACAACGCCAATATCCAATTTCACATGGACAATCTCCGGTCGCAGCGGCGGCTCGGCGTAGCGGCGGATCCAGTTTCCGTGGTCGTAAAGGAACCACTTAGCGAGCTTGATTCACCGGTCGTGCATTTCCGGATGTACAGCAACTATGCGGCCTTCCTTAAGCGCGCTGAAATCCGAATATTCGAGCAGCAGTCATTGCAAGCCGAGCCGCTCGCAATCATCCCGGTCGATGACGCGGGTCTTGCGGAATGGCATCCGGTGGAGGCCCTTCTCAAGGGCCCGGCACGCCAACTCAAGTACCTGCTTCGCGCATATGACGCGAAGGGCAATTTCGATGAAACCGATTCACGGCCGCTTTGGCTGTACCACGAGTCATCGGCTCAAAAATTCGCGATGTCCGACAAGCCGTCAACACAAGCGCTGTTGGCCGCCTACGGCGAGAACGATCTGGCACGCCAGCAGATTCCGCTCGGCAGCGGCACGGTGAAGGTGCAGGGCAGCGGCATACCGGCGGGCCACAAGGTTTGGGTAGCCGGCCGCGAGGTTCCGGTTGACCCGAAGGGCAACTTCATTGCGGAAGAAGTTCTTCCCAACGGCACACAAACTGTCCAAGTCGAGGTCCTTGACGACGCAGGCAACGGCTCGGTATATCTCCGCGATCTGGAGTTCAAGCAAAGAGACATGTTCTTCGTCGGTATTGCCGATATGACGATATCGAAGAACAGTGTTTCGGCGGCGGAAAAACTACAGCAGGGTGATAATCCTGCTCAGCCCGTCGATTCGTCGCTGGATGGCCGGCTGGCGTTTTACTTGAACGGCAAGGTTTCTCAGGGCTGGCATTTGACGGCCAGCGCGGATACGCGTGAAGGCCCGGTGAAAGACCTCTTCAGCAACTTCCTGGACAAGCAACCCGATTCGTTATTCCGACGCATCGATCCCAACTATTACTACCCATCGTTCGGCGACGACAGCACGGTGGAAGAAACTGCGCCGACTCTGGGCAAGTTCTTCGTCAAAGCGAGCCACGGCCTGGATTATGGGATGTGGGGCAATTTCAAAGTTGCTTATGTGAACAACGACCTAGCTCACGTGGATCGCGGCCTGTACGGAGCCGACGCGCACTTCGGATCCGGAGTAACCAGCTTCGGCGAGCGACGGATTATGGCTGACGGTTTCGCCGCCCAGCCGGGAACGTTGGCGAGCTATGAGCAATTCCTGGGAACAGGTGGATCGCTCTACTTCCTGCACCACCAGGATATCTTGACGGGTTCCGAGAGCGTGCGTATTGAAGTACGCGACAAGGCATCGAACATCGTCACAGGGGTAGTGAACCTGCGGCCCAACGTGGACTATGACATTGATTACATCCAAGGCCGGCTGCTGCTTTCTGAGCCGCTCGCGGCGACCGCTAACGACAACCTGCTGGTGCGCACCAGCGGCTTGAGCGGAGACCAGTCTTTTCTCGTGGTGCGCTATGAGTACACGCCCGGTCTGGACAAGCTGGACCAGGTCGCAGTCGGCGGTCAGGGCAGCTACTGGTTAAACAATTATATGAAGCTCGGTTTCACGGCCGACTCCAACGAGGGAGACGGCGCCAGCAATCTTGGCGCGGCAGACCTGACTTTGCGGAAAAGCGCCAACTCCTGGCTCAAGCTGCAGGGTGGCCGCACCACGGGACTTCTCTCCCCATCGCTCGTATCCAATGATGGCGGATTCGGATTCCAGGGCCCTGACGATACATCCTTTATTAACTCAAAGGCTGGAGCCTACCGCGCCGACGTGAGCGTCGGGCTCAATGACTTCATGAAGGGTCACGAAGGTCGTTTCCAGTTCTACACGCAGAGACTCGATGCAGGTTACTCTGCGCCGGGACAGACAACGATCAAAGACACGCAGCAATACGGTGGCATGTTCAAACTGCCGGTGTCCAGCCGCATGACCCTGATCGCCAAGGCCGATCAGAGGACCCAGGACCAGGGGCTCGACACGCGGGCGATGGAATTGGATCTGAGCTATAGGGTAACCAACAGATGGAGCTTCAGCGCTGGCGTGCGCGACGATATGCGTAAGGACAATTCGCCGATTGTGCCACTCACCCAGGAGCAGGGCGAGCGCACGGACACGGTCGCGCAGATAAAATACAGCCCGAGTGACACCTGGAGCGCTTACGTCTTCGGCCAGGACACGGTCGCGGCAAGCGGTGGCCGTCCAGACAACAGTCGCGCAGGCGTGGGCGGTTCCTATCGACTGACGAAACGTTTCCGGATCGATGGCGAGGCGTCTGACGGAGATCTTGGTCCCGGTGGAAAGATCGGCACCAGCTTTCTCTATTCTGAGCGGACAAGTCTTTACCTGAACTACTCGCTGGAAAACGAACGGACGGACAACGATCAACTGGTCCACAGCGGTAGTTGGGGCAGCCTGGTTTCGGGCGTCAAGACAAGACTGGGCGATAGCTCCAGCATCTACGTCGAGGAGCGTTACCAGACCGCCGCATCGCAGAGCGGACTTACGCATGCCACCGGAATCAACCTCGTGACCAAAGAGCGCTGGAATTTCGGCGGCAGCGGGGAGTTCGGCAACTTGTTCGACTCCCAGACCGGCGCGGAAACCAAACGCAAGGCGGCCGGAATCCACATGGGTTATGGCCTGGCTAAGATACAGTTCTCAAGCGCGGTCGAGTTTCGCCGGGACGACGCGCAACAGCCCGACCTGTCTCATGTCGTACAGACCGTGTTGCTTCTGCGTAACAACTTCAAATACCAGCTAACGCCGAGCTGGCGTCTGCTCGGCAAACTGGATCACTCAATCAGTAACAGCTCGCTCGGCGATTTTTATGCCGGTGGCTACACCGAGGGCGTCGTCGGCTACGCATACCGTCCGGTAAGGAACGACCGGCTGAATGCCCTGGTGAAGTACACATACTTCTATAACGTCCCAACCACAGATCAGTTTGGATTGCAGAACATCGCGACCGAGTTCCTTCAAAAGAGTCACATCGCAGCGCTCGATCTTACCTATGACCTCACTGCCAACTGGTCCGTGGGCGGCAAGTACGCGTACCGACTAGGTGAGGCGAGCCTGGACCGCGTGAGCCCGACTTTCTTCGACAATACGGCAAATCTCTCCGTCCTGCGGATGGACTACCGGTTCCTCAAACAATGGGACGGGCTGGCCGAGGTCCGACAGCTTGCACTCCCGGATATCAATCAACGCCGCCGCGGCGTCTTGACCGCGATCTACCATCACATCACCAAGAACCTCAAGGCCGGCGTCGGCTACAACTTCACCGACTTCTCCGACGAGCTGACCGACCTGAGGTACAACCACAGAGGCATATTCGTTAATCTGATCGGGACCAAGTAATGCTCGAAAATCTTTACAATGCACTTACCGATCCCAACTTTACCGGGCGGTATTGGGCGGGTACGCGTACCGCGTCAACTGCCAATGTTTGTTCACCGGGATCTCGGCGAGTATCGCGACTGCGGTAGACGATTCTGTGCTGAGAAAGCCTCCGCTTTCAACAAATCACATCAGCTTTCTATTCCACATGGAACAGCTTAGCGATTAGTTGGACTAGAGGGTTGTTTGGCCACGCAAACAAGACACATATGGTTCCTATCGTGCCTAGCAGCTTGGGCTTATGAACCAACCCATATCTCTGTGCAGAATAGATTGGCCCTTGAATCGCAGGCCAGAAAACAATGTGGCCCCCGGCCGCAACTGCAAGCAGGATGAAAAGCAGAGGAATCATAACAGTGATCAGGTTTGAAATGCTCACGATAAAGATGCTGAGCTCAAAGCTGCTTACAGGGCCACTACCTGCTCCCCAATAGAGGACTAGAGCTGGGCCAAGCAATAGCAAGGCCGCAGTTATATTGAAACCCAATAGTAAAATGATCAGCCATGCACTTGAAACGCCCTCACTTTTCCGCAGATACCAGCGGCTTGCCGCGATAAATACAATATCAGAGCCTACTCCGCCGAATAGAATTGCTAAAACCGGCAAGAGTTTATCTATAATCTGTCCGCTTTTCGTCGTTAGGGGAGCCGATATTAGCAGAGCGGTCCATGCGAACCCTAGATATCGAATTCTTCCCGGTGCCAATCCGAGTATCAGCAGCAGTATAGCGATTGCCAATCCCATTAGGGCCGTTCCCGGTCCCTTGTGAAAATGGATAAAGGACCAGAAGAGAAAGACAGCAGCAGAAGAAAGAGAAATAGAAGTCACAGCTGCTTTGGCCGAAAGCAGTTTTTTGCCAAATATCCAATCGAAAGTATGGCTCAAAAGTTTTGCGATTTGCTGCAAGAACGCTGCTTGGCGGCTGAGAGCCGTTCTTGACAGATCGTCCACACGAATCCACAACTCTTCCAACCGGTTCTGCAGGCCGCCTTCTGCAGTTTCGGTAAGGAAGAAAGCCATATATAGAAGAACCAATCCTAATAGTCCAATCAGCAGATGAAAGATGATCACTAGCATGCAAATCCTTGGGCGATTAGTGTAGGTGGCAACCGGCGTATTTTCAATTTCTTTAAATCTGCGCCGGTAAAGGGCTTCTGCAAGCCTTTGGAAACAAAAAACTTTCCCCTCTCTCTTTCTCCCTAAAATTCAAAAAGACTCAAAATCTGGTTTGGGACCAGGGGGTCGGAGATTTTAAATCCTCTCTCCCCGACCATTTATTGTCAGCAAGATGCGCGCATTCCAAAGTCCTAAAAATTCCTGTTGTAGATAAAATGCAACGGTGTTGACCGCGCAGGTTTTTCTTGCAGAATTCCATTTGGCGATCAATCGAAAGATTCAGACTTTTATTTAAAGCCCAGCCCGGCCCTACTCTGCTGACATGTGTCTCTACAACCAGCAAAGCGAGAAGCAGAACTTGATTGCCTACGAAGCAGCTTACGGATTTCAGACGGCCAAGTCGCCTCTGATCGCTGTTTTGTTTCTTGCCTTTTCCCGTTTCGGGAAAGACGCATTTGTTG
Encoded proteins:
- a CDS encoding OmpA family protein; the encoded protein is MNIQRHLLLIVGFLIAAAPVGIGQVNTAKPGQPVERQLSSDQTFKEWAHDSNQADNIKRIKVCRVEDVCKMRFKEGQTPRMRVKNLVVPLRYEGENVSISDAFTKQVQQALNNLHDKQGVTIRFIGYTDDAPLTGRDESVYGNQLSLSKARAQRAALAMQKILGLPASAIESDGRGATHPLASNATVQGRTMNRRIEVEFWYDDPLQELPDGPQLCPDDTEETVTRVYDPAWGSIPDIKLENGQLVIPPDYAANLHRALADIADRTNARLRFIGYTKNEVLDRRTASVYDDDIGLSAARARHAMDTLMKDPQLAGAKSEHEGRGYVQSDDVVNLGFIQGEESFVRVQAVYDEKLPSDNYEGVDITRQTKELSPKSPYELNVMHITVDGKPIDDLDRSSSDVQRCTDVALDNANIQFHMDNLRSQRRLGVAADPVSVVVKEPLSELDSPVVHFRMYSNYAAFLKRAEIRIFEQQSLQAEPLAIIPVDDAGLAEWHPVEALLKGPARQLKYLLRAYDAKGNFDETDSRPLWLYHESSAQKFAMSDKPSTQALLAAYGENDLARQQIPLGSGTVKVQGSGIPAGHKVWVAGREVPVDPKGNFIAEEVLPNGTQTVQVEVLDDAGNGSVYLRDLEFKQRDMFFVGIADMTISKNSVSAAEKLQQGDNPAQPVDSSLDGRLAFYLNGKVSQGWHLTASADTREGPVKDLFSNFLDKQPDSLFRRIDPNYYYPSFGDDSTVEETAPTLGKFFVKASHGLDYGMWGNFKVAYVNNDLAHVDRGLYGADAHFGSGVTSFGERRIMADGFAAQPGTLASYEQFLGTGGSLYFLHHQDILTGSESVRIEVRDKASNIVTGVVNLRPNVDYDIDYIQGRLLLSEPLAATANDNLLVRTSGLSGDQSFLVVRYEYTPGLDKLDQVAVGGQGSYWLNNYMKLGFTADSNEGDGASNLGAADLTLRKSANSWLKLQGGRTTGLLSPSLVSNDGGFGFQGPDDTSFINSKAGAYRADVSVGLNDFMKGHEGRFQFYTQRLDAGYSAPGQTTIKDTQQYGGMFKLPVSSRMTLIAKADQRTQDQGLDTRAMELDLSYRVTNRWSFSAGVRDDMRKDNSPIVPLTQEQGERTDTVAQIKYSPSDTWSAYVFGQDTVAASGGRPDNSRAGVGGSYRLTKRFRIDGEASDGDLGPGGKIGTSFLYSERTSLYLNYSLENERTDNDQLVHSGSWGSLVSGVKTRLGDSSSIYVEERYQTAASQSGLTHATGINLVTKERWNFGGSGEFGNLFDSQTGAETKRKAAGIHMGYGLAKIQFSSAVEFRRDDAQQPDLSHVVQTVLLLRNNFKYQLTPSWRLLGKLDHSISNSSLGDFYAGGYTEGVVGYAYRPVRNDRLNALVKYTYFYNVPTTDQFGLQNIATEFLQKSHIAALDLTYDLTANWSVGGKYAYRLGEASLDRVSPTFFDNTANLSVLRMDYRFLKQWDGLAEVRQLALPDINQRRRGVLTAIYHHITKNLKAGVGYNFTDFSDELTDLRYNHRGIFVNLIGTK